The following nucleotide sequence is from Mobula birostris isolate sMobBir1 chromosome 15, sMobBir1.hap1, whole genome shotgun sequence.
cgagaggatcatgggacaggaggtccgggaagaaagatgggggggggggcggcagggacccagaggatgggcaaggggtatattcagagggacagagggggaaaaaggagagtgagagaaagaatgtgtgtataaaaataagtagcagatggggtgcgagggggaggtggcgcattagcggaagttagagaagccgatgttcatgcacagtccttccaggtgaggcaaaacttcacctgtgagtcggctggggtgatatactgcatccggtgcacccgatgtggccttttatatattggcgagacctgacgcagactgggagaccgctttgctgaacacctacgctctgtccgccagagaaagcaggatctcccagtggccacatattttaattccacatcccattcccattctgacatgtctatccacggcctcctctactgtaaagatgaagccacactcaggtggaggaataacaccttatattccgtctgggtagcctccaacctgatggcatgaacatcgacttctctaacttccgctaatgccccacctccctctcgtaccccatctgctacttatttttatacacacattctttctctcactctcctttttctccctctgtccctctgaatataccccttgcccatcctctgggtcccccctgtccttgtctttcttcccggacctcctgtcccatgatcctctcgtatcccttttgcctatcacctatccagctcttggctccatccctccccctcctgtcttctcctatcattttggatctccccctccccctccaactttcaaatcccttactcgctcttccttcagttagtcctgacgaagggtctcggcctgaaacgtcgactgcacctcttcctagagatgtttcaatgagagcccctctctttctcctaaactccacaagtacaggcccagagccatcaaatgctcctcatccaTTAAACCTTTCGTTCTCTCCAGGTGctacctgacccgttgagttcctccagtgcacaTTTCCAGTGCCTGCAATGTCTTGTGTCTTTAAGGAAAATAACTTGGGTAGCTAAAAACTAGGTCCAAGTACACCAGCTCTGGAATCTGGATGGACAGCTCTACATCAAGGTTGATCTGACTTAATCAGATAATGATTTCTCATCTGTTCTAAGACCTGGTCCAGCATTCTGTTTTGATACTGACAGAGTCCTTGGTACTGCAATAGGATGCTAGGATTTACCATCCTCCAACTGAGGTTCCAATTCCAGGTGATGTAAAAGAGCCCCTGCCCATTTTTGAAGTAGAAACATGAATTTCATCCTCCGCCCATCCTGTGCCTGGGGATCAATACTTACTCTTCAGTCAACACAAAATCGTATTATCAAGTTGTGGATCTTCACAAAGGACACAATACAgcccctttagcccacaatgttgatcCGGCCTTTCAACCTGCTCTAAGATAAATCCAACCTTTTCCTCCTATATAGTTCTTCATTTTtattatcatccatgtgcctgtctaagagtttcttaaacccCCTCgtacatctgcctctaccaccgacAAGCCCTACACCTCCCTGGACATCCCATACACCCCTGTGGCATATCTAATATATACCAAATAAATTGTTTAGAGGTGTCGCCTCAGCCAGCATGGAATTACTTTAATGTAGTTCCACCATGAATCTGGCTGAACCAGCTGTAAAATTGACCATCAGTTGACTAtctaaaaggaacaataatgtacAAGTTCAATAGGGGGCATCATAGGTCACAGTTCAGATACAACACAAAAcagtggagggagcttctctatCTTTAACtgggttttgtttcttttctagagggagctttactctgtagATAACCCATACTTCATCCAAaatgggagtgtgcgacggggaaGTGCATAGATGGAATTTAACTGGGTCACTAGCCAGTGCTGTTCACATCCTGGGAATGCTAAGCAGTATAATAAAGTTGGAACTTTGCCATCTATCTAATCTGTTCCCCCCCGCCTCCCAGTTTGGGATAGTCTAACGTGTACATTACCCTTTGTTTGATGCACTGACTGCCCTGGGAGCTTATGACTGGACAGTGTCAGGGGAGCTATACTCTATATATAACCTAGCTATCCCTGTCCTGGTTAGTGTCAAGACTtgaacacaagacattctgcagatgctggaaatccagatgctgaaggaattctgcaggtcagTCAGCGtgtatggagaagaataaagaactgatgtttcgggctgagatccttcatcaggattggaaaggaagggcgaAGGAAACAGGATAAGAACCTAGggcagaggaagaagtacaagctgggagacgataggtgagaccaggtgaggggaaagaggacatggatgaagtaagaagctgggaggtgataggtggaaaaggtaaagggctaaggaagaaggaatctgataggagaggagaatgggccatgggagaaagagccAGAGGGGCACCAGATGGAGCTTATAGGCAGCTGAGCAGAAGAGaaaggaatgagagaggagcccaaatggggaatggaagaagagatatggggaggggggagaaatgaccagaagttagagaagtctatgtttatgccatcagatgaaatatgaggtgttgctccattGCATTGAAACAGCTTTCATGCGTATCTGCTTACAACACTATGAGAGGCCATCCAGGTAGAGAGACTCAAAGCAAATCCCAGTCCCCAAATTATCTCACTGGCCCATTAACACTCACCAGTTTTCCTACAATCCTCTTAAATGGGGTAAGTTACAGTGGGCAGTGAACCTACCAGCCTGCCCACCTCAGGGTGATGAAGCAAACCAGAACATGTGGGGGGAGACAACCTTGCTGTGAGGCAGGACTGCTGACTGACCGTTGTGCTGTTCTTTGCTCCCAGATGTCCTGGCAAGCTGGGACTGGCACAGTCAGACACTTGTATAAAGGAGCAGGTACATTTTAGCAGGGGATGGATGAATGGCAAGGAGGAGGTGCATCATCTGAGAAATCTGAGACAGTAAAGGATAATAGGGTTGGATCTTTGAACCACACACTGTACTCTCCTCTGACctaacgtacacaaaatgctggaggaaatcagcaggttaggtagcatctatggaaataaatagacagtcgacatttcaggcccttcctgaagaagcgtctcggcccaaaacatcaactatctattcatttctatcaatgctacctgacctgctgagttcctccagcattttgcttgtgttgcttcagatttccagcatctgcagactttctcatgtttatctcTTCTGAACTGTTTGGTATATTGAATAGCTCTGAAAATGTTTCTGTTGGCCTGATTACAATTCTCCTGCTATTCGCCTTCCCAGCTACCTCTAACTAGGCTGTCTTGATTGAACATAGCAGATTTCTTCTCCGCTTTGAAGTTCAAGTATATTGTACAGCCACACAGAACAAATGTTTCTCCAgatcacagtgcacccacaaacaATAtcgcacacagcacataaactataatattaaaatataattaaaatcCATGTAGTGTGGAGCACAGATAAACaacaaacagcttgctgtcctaatGACAAAACATTGGTGGCAGGTTATTCAATAGTCTCACAGCccgtgggaagaagctgttacccagtctggcgatCCTAGTCCTGATCTCCCGTACTTCCTTCCtaatggtagtgggtcaaagggattgtgggatgggttgtaggagatcctcaacaatgctaaGCCCTTTGACTGTAACACTCCTGATAAGGGTCACAAATAGGGGGGacggagatcccaatgatcctccTGGATGTTTTTattatcctctgtagggtcttgtggtctgatGTCTTGTGGCCTCTGTACCAGGACAAACAGTCTGCACCCTGAGTCCACTGATCAAGGATAGGTCATTAAATTTGGATACTGCGCTTGCTCTTGGACCACCTACCATCCTTATCTAGGGTGTCTAGGTCCAGgggtcacagtctcaaaataaggggAAGGCCATTCTTGGACTGAGATGCAAAGAATGTTCTTAACTGAGCAAGATGTATCTCATAGAGATTTGCTGGCGGGAGACTGTGAAGGCTCCAGCAGTATATCCAACGTAATGGTGGAGAGATTGTCAGATGTTGAGGGATgtttgcaggagaatggggttgagagagataataaatcagccatgactgaatagcggagaagactcgatggggtAAAAagtctaattctgcacctatgtcttatggtcttatggaaatgcaGTTAGTGTGGGGAAGCAGCAAGGCAGAAGATCATCCACGATCTTATTGGTGATAGTGCAGGCataaggggctgaatggcctattgcCATTTCTGTTCCATATCTAAACCTTGCTGttcctgtcctgggagtgtgtgttgggaaaGTGTAGAGCAAGTTATACTCTTATACAACCCATggtttgggagtgtgtgatgggacagtgtagagcaaGTTTTACTCTCTACAGCCCATggtttgggagtgtgtgatgggacagtgtagagcaaATTTTACTCTATACAGCCCATggtttgggagtgtgtgatgggacagtgtagagcaaGTTTTACTCTATACAGCCCATGgtttgggaatgtgtgatgggatattGTATAGCACGTTTTACTCTATACAACTCATTGTTTGGGAATTcgtaatgggacagtgtagagcaaGTTTTACTCTGTATACAACCCATGGtttgggagtgtgtaatgggacagtgtagagcacATTTTACTCTATACAACCCATggtttgggagtgtgtgatgggatggtgtagagcaAGTTTTACTCTATACAACCCATTCTGTCTCTGCCCTGAGAGAGTATGATGGGACATAGAAACACAATACAATAGGAACAGCTGTGGTCCACCAAGCCCAGGAAGCCTTCCTCACCAGTCCATGTGACCATGGCTGATTCGCCTCCAGCCTCGGCAGTGGGTTGGGGTTAACCGGCTGCTGTACATTGTTCCTGGGAGTTAATGGCAGGAGaattgtgaggtaatgttacagctatataagaccttgttcagaccccacttggagtactgttctcaggtgtggtcacctcactacaggaaggaaatggaaaccgtagaaagggtgcagaggagatttacaaggatgttgcctggattggggagcatgccttatgagaataggttgagtgaactccgccttttctccttggagcaacggaggacgaggggtgacctgatagaggtgtataagatgatgagaggcattgatcgtgtgaatagtcagaggctttttcccagggctggaatggctagcacgagagggcatagttttaaggtgcttggaaagaggtaccgaggggatgtcagggttaagtttttcacacagagattggtgggtgcatggaatgggctgccggcggcagtggtgggggcgaatacaatagggtcttttcagagcctcttaggtaagtacatggagcttagaaaaatagagggctatgcaataGTGTAATTCTAGAGTAgggtacatggtcggcacaacattgtgggccgaagggcctgtaatgtgctgtagatttctatgttctgtccaATCTAGATGGGAGAACACGTTCAGCAAGTAAGTGGAACTGAGAGGGTTGTTCCGAGAGCAGGCAAACCCTCGATGGGCGGAATGGACTTCCACGTGGCGTAAGTAAATGAAATCTTGTCCGGCCAATGGTCTATTTACACAGGAAATCAAAGCAGGCCCTTTGACGCCTGCTGTCCTTTTCAGTACGTGATGGCTTATGCTCTGTGACACCTGTCCCCACTCTCCACCCGACGCCTCCCTGCAGTACCTGCGAGAGCAGGCTTTGTATAGCCCTGGACGAGGTGATATTACGGCGAGGTGTGAGGAAttaattcccccctcccccccccacacacacacactgcacatTCACTCCAGCAGACTCTCTCCAATCACAGACCCTTTCCCGCTCTGCACGGATCGCGGAGCCAGGACCTCTCCGTATGGGACGCGCAGCGGTGACCCGTTCCGGGAGCGCGCAGCCGACTCGCTCCCCGCTTTTTCCCCATCCACAGTCATTCTCTGGGcatggagggaggagggaggagggaggagggaggagggaggagggagggggagggggaggggggtcgCAGTCCAGCCACAGCCGCTCGGCCCCTGTGGCTGGCAGGTTCAGAGTCggcgtcctgggtgctggaggtttgtCCAGGGCCTGGCGCACGGTTCGTCAGAGGGAGGGCGGAGGAACGCCTGGCAATATAAATAGGAAGCGAGAGAGCGCCGCGGAGAAACCCCGAGAGAcggcagagggagggagggaggaacggaggaaggaaggagagagaaagaaggaggagaagaagagtGGGGCTGAGCCTGTCTGAGGGTCCCACCCTGTCCCGGGAACCCCGCCGCTTCTCCAGGCTGGATTCCCGCAGCTGCTCGCCATGCTTGGCCGCCTTTAGATTCCCTATGGAGCACGGCAACTTCTACGAGGTGGAGCCGCAACCGCCCTTCGTGTACCGAGAGCCCGGGGAGCTGGCCGACATCTGCGAGAACGAGAACTCTATCGACATCAGCGCCTACATCGATCCGGCCGCCTTCAACGATGAGTTCCTCGCCGATCTCTTCCACAGCAACCACGGCCACTTGGCCAAACTGGTCCAGGACAAGGGGAAGGGGATCGGGGAGATGGCACCCGGGCACCCCGCCTTCGCGCACCGGGACAGTAGGCTACAGCCGCTGCTGGGTCGCTCGGCGGCGTTGCGCTCGGTGGTGGTGAAGCAAGAACCCCCCGATCGAAGCGAGGAGGGACGGAACCCGGCGCCGTGCGCCCACCTCCAGTATCAGGTGGCCCACTGTGCCCAGACCAGCGTCCACCTGCCCGGGCAACCCACCCCGCCACCCACCCCCGTGCCCAGCCCGTTGCCGGCGCACAGGGCGCCGCCGCCGGGCGCCAAGAGCAAGAAGTCAGTGGACAAGAACAGCTTGGAGTACCGGCTGAGGAGGGAGCGCAACAACATCGCGGTGCGTAAGAGCCGCGACAAGGCCAAGCTGCGCAACGTGGAGACGCAGCACAAGGTGATGGAGTTGGCTAGCGACAACGAGCGGCTCCGCAGCCGCGTCCAGGAGCTGAGCCGGGAGCTCGACACGCTCCGGGGGCTCTTCCGACAACTACCCGAGGCCGCCTTGGTGAAGGCCATGGGGAGCTGCGCCTGAGGCCGTGCGGGCGCTCACCGCTGTCCGGGAGGAGGAGCTGAGAGCCGGGGCAGTGGGACGAGATACAGCGGCACCGGACACCCAGGCGGTGGGACGGGGCGGTGTAGGAGTTGGAAGCGGGACTCCTCGCCGCTCAGTCCGGGAACTGGACAGCAGGACAATGAAAGTGCTCGGCGGAGCCAGGGACTTGTACAGTGCTGTGATTTCTGCCAGTCGGGACCCCAGATCGATATTTAGCTTCTGATGTTTGTAGCTGTTGTGGTTCTCAGGCCGCCCGAGGGACTGAGACGTCTGCGGGCcatgctgggggtgggggtgacggAACCGGAGTCGATGCCCGCCGCTCCCCATCCCATCCCGAAGGcatttatcttttttttcaaCTAATTTGTACTGGGACCATTGTATGACGACAATGCCTTTTATCTGAAAATGTTTAATAAATCAAATGCTTGTATTTAAATTTTGTGGCACTTTCTCTGGGTCAACCCGAGCGGGGTTTCGGATCTGGAGGTTAGTTCAAATCTTCCTGTGCAGTCTGTGCCCAGAGCCTTGTCCGGATTGTCAGTTACCGACTCCCGTCCCCTCCCCTACCTCTGTACTGTCCCCCAACATTCACCTGTCCCTCGCTAAAGTAACCAACCTTGGCTGGTACCTCCCGCCTTTCT
It contains:
- the cebpa gene encoding CCAAT/enhancer-binding protein alpha; this translates as MEHGNFYEVEPQPPFVYREPGELADICENENSIDISAYIDPAAFNDEFLADLFHSNHGHLAKLVQDKGKGIGEMAPGHPAFAHRDSRLQPLLGRSAALRSVVVKQEPPDRSEEGRNPAPCAHLQYQVAHCAQTSVHLPGQPTPPPTPVPSPLPAHRAPPPGAKSKKSVDKNSLEYRLRRERNNIAVRKSRDKAKLRNVETQHKVMELASDNERLRSRVQELSRELDTLRGLFRQLPEAALVKAMGSCA